In Bradyrhizobium sp. 170, the DNA window GAACCGGAGCCGCCGCAGCCGCACCCGCCCTTCGATCCCGAACCGCCACAGCCGCAGGAACCCTTCGCGCTTGCAGGCGGTTCGGCACGGGAGGGCGCTTCGGCATAACGAATGGTGAGAACCCAGTCCTCGATAACCTCGGCGCAATCGTCTTTTCCCGGCGCGTAGGGCCTGCAATCGGGTTCGTCCGTTTCCCGGCATTTCGCGATCAGCGCGCAGATATCGACCGAGTCGGGCTTGCAGACCACGATGTCCTCGCCGCACGGGGAGATTGCGTAGCCCGTCGTGACGCGAACCCTGTCGCCGCATGGATCGCATTGCGCCTCCAATCCGCAGACGATGCCGGCGCCGACCAGATAGCGATTATGCAGCTTGTTCTTGGCGATCACGTAGTCCTGCAGACCGTTCAACTCCTTTTCGGTCAGGAGTTGCCCTGCGAAGAAGCGCGGCCGGCAGTAGCATTCGAGCCCGCCGCAATCGGGGCAGGGATCGCAGCACGGGTCGGTCTTTGTCTTCGATGTCGTCGCAGCTCCGGTGGCGTCGCCCCAGGACACGCCGCGCCAGGCTGACGTGTCGGTGTTGATGGTCCATTTCGTGTCGGAAGCCATGATCGTAACCTCGCCAATCAGGAAACTTGCAGCGTGAACCAGCTCGCAAACAATCCGCCTTCGATCTGGTCGCCGGTCTTGCGAGCCGGGAGCCATGGCGGCAGGTGATTGCCATCGACGCCGAGGCCCTTTTCATCGACGACGAGATCGCATTGCAGCTCGACGCGGATCGCAACGCCGTCGCGGATCACGGCGATCGGAACGTTGGTGACGAAGCGCGCGACATCGCCCATCAGGTTTGCGCCGCTGGCCTTCGTGAGCTTGGTCTTCGGTTCGCAGCGATTTTCGGCGCGATGGGCGGAGATTTCACCGATCAGATCGCACCAGCAGCGCTTTTTGATGCCGACCGGTTCGTTGTTCGGACCGATGACATCCTCGATCTGTTCGATCATGACGTGCAAGGTTTGCTCGTTGACGTGGATCAGTTCGACCTGCCGGTCGAACAGGATGCGCAGCTCGAGCTGGACGGTCGCGATGCCCGCCGGTTTTGGCAGCTTCAGGATGTCCTCATGCGGCCAGTTGATCGCACAGATATGGGTGAGGTCCTGCGTGAACGGATCGCCGGGCGGGCCTTTGTCGCCGGGTTGACCCTTGTCACCAGGCAGGCCCTTGTCGCCTGGTAGGCCCTTGTCACCGGGTTGACCTTTGTCACCGGGCGGCCCCTTGTCGCCAGGTTGACCTTTGTCGCCGGGCAGGCCCTTGTCGCCAGGAAGTCCTTTGTCGCCGACCGGGCCCTTGTCGCCGGGAGGACCCTTGTCGCCCGGGCCGCCGGAGCCGGTGCCCGATTTGTGCATCAGGCACAGCAGCGCGTCGGCCACGTTCTTTACGCTCGGCAGGATCGTGCGGACCGAATTGTCAATGCGCGCGATCTTCGCCGTCGCGTCGGCAGTCGGATCCGGCGCCGGCTCCGGCATGTCGGTCAGCGCGAAGCCCGGCTTCCAGTTGTTGATCTCGGCAAGCACCAGACAATCGTTGGTCTTGCAGCCCGGACAATCGCCGCCGAGAAGCAGCGCCGAACAATCGGTTCCGATGAGATCGAGGATGGCGACGCCGCCCGAGGCCGGCACCGCGGGATCGCCGGCGAATGGCGCAAACACCGTGCCGCCGTCGCTGGATGTAATGGCAAGGCGAGATCGTCGCCGATCATGATCGGCGTGCCGGCGGCGCCCGGCGTGCCGTGACCGAGCGCGACGAGGTCGATCAGTTGCAATTCGCCGGTGTCCAGCGCGACCAATGCGTAGGCAGAGCCGGCCGCTACGGAAACCGCAACCGGTGCGGCGGCAAGCGTCAGCTCGGCCACGATCGTGCCGGCATCGGGATCGATCAGCCGCAACCGCTTTGCCGCCTTGTCGATCGCGACGAGCCGCTCGCTGGCGACGGCCGGGACGATGTCGAAGCCGTCGATGACAGCACCAGCTATGGTCTTGGTCGTGTCGCCAGGTTGATTGCCGATCTCGATCCGATGGACGTCGGCGCCGCCCGGAGAAGCGGTCAGAAGGCTTGCGCCGTCGCTGGCCCAGGCGAGGCCGAGCCGCGCGGCGTTGGCAAGGCGCGTATCGATCGTGGTCGGCGGCGCCGGCACGCCGGCCGGGTAGACGGCGAGCGCTCCTTTCGCCAGCCCCATCACCGCGACGCGTCCATCCGCGGCAACGCGCAAGGCCGCGCCGCCGCCGGCGGTGTTCGCGAGGTTCACAAGGCGCGGCGGATCCGCGATGCCGTTGGCGCCGTTCGGATCGAAGATCGCGAGCTTCAAACTGCCCCCGCCGCTGTTGACGACGACATAGACGGCGCTGCCGTCAGGCGCGATGGCTAGCGCCACCGCCGCGCCGCCAAGGCCCGTGGCGGGACCAAGCGACAGCGTGTCCGAATCGAGCTGGTAGAGCGTGCCGGGATTGTCCGCGTTGGCGACGAACAGTCGCCGCTTGGCCTTGTCATGCGCGACATGGCGCGCATGGGCGATCAGCGCCGTGGTTTTCCAGTCGAGACTCGCATGCGGCGGGGTGCTGACCGGATCGGTCGGGTCGATCTCGACCTCGAGCCCAAAGCTCTCGAGGATGCGGTTCGGCGCGCAAGCCGTGTCGTCGCAGCCGCAATCGTCGAACAGGACGGGAACGTCCTCGATCGGACATTCGCGATAGGTGAGGCAGAAGCGCAGATTGTGGGGTTTGCCATCCGGCTTGTCGATCAGCGCCTGGATCGCGGGGAAATCCGCCAGCGCGATCACTTCGGGTTCGACCACGAGAATGTCCTGGCCGCAGCAATCGATCGCGCTGCCAGGCTCCAGCACCATCAGGCGGTCGCGGCAGGCCGGGTTCGGATGCTGCACGAGATCGAGCCCGCAGACGATGCCTGCGCCATGCAGCCGCTGGTGATGCAGCCGAAGTTTCTGGCGGATATAGGCCTGCTCGTCGGTGAAGTCGCGCTCCACCAGCAGCTTTCCGGTGAAGTAGTGATTGCGCACCGGATGGCGCGGCTCGCAATCGTCGCAGCAGAACGAAGCCTTGCCGGAGGAATCGTGCTGGCCTTTGTGATGATAATTCATGATCGACCCTCGTCTGTCGTACGACGGGAAATGCTGGGCGCACCGAGAAAGGAATCGCTGCCGAGACGGCGGGGCTCGTCACGGCGAGGAACCGGCGTGACGGTGCCGCGCCCGAGCCGCATCTCGCCGAGCCTGGTTGTCGCGGACGGATAGCGGGCGATGACGGCGTCGAAGCCGATCGCGGCCTGAATCCCGATCCGCATCCGCGGCGCGACATAGACGATCCGCGCGGCGGCGTGGGCCGGTCGAAACTGGTCGACGAACCGCAGGATCGCGCCGCGCTCGGCCGGCTCGCGGCCATAGCGGGCCGGCAGGAACAGGCTGAACTTCCAGGCGGTGACGTAAAACGGATCGCGCAGGGAATCGTGGACGGAATCGAGCCGGCTCGCGCCGACACGCGCGCCGCGATCCAGTTCGACCTTGTCCAGGATGCCCGAGCCCCAAAGCACCGCCGCGTCGCCAAGCCGGCCTGCGCCGAGAAACAGCCAGCGCCGCAGTCGCCAGTGCTCGAGGATCATCATCGGCTGGGCGGATACGGGCGCCGGCGGAAGTCCGCAGCGCGGATGACAACCGCACGGCACGATCCGCTTTTCGTATCCTGCCTGCTCGCGCCAGCCGAAATAGGCGATCATCGCCTGTCGCAGTCCTTCCGCCGTGCCGCGCAGATAAAGCAGGCGCGCCATCGCCTTGAGCATCCGGCGCCGCCGCTCGATCGGCCAGCGGCTTTCGAATCTCAGTCCGATCCAGCCGGCGATGAAGCTCAGCATGTCCGCGCCCGGCATGGCCGGAGCCGCTTCGGGGTCATAGAGCGCGGCGTTGTGGTCGACCTTGCGTTCGATGTCGCGCAGCGGGCGGTCCATGATGGCGACGAAGCGATCGGTGAGGTCCGCCGAAACGGGATCCTGACGAAATGCCGCCGGCAACATGCGTGCAAGGCTGACGCGCGGAAATTCGATCTCGACCCGGCCGATCCGCGGCGTGGCGTTGCCGGGCCCGTGCAGCACGAGACGCAGCCATAGATAACGGCCGGGTTGCGCCGATATGAGGATGTCGCTGCCTGGCGAATTCGGC includes these proteins:
- a CDS encoding collagen-like protein; amino-acid sequence: MLAEINNWKPGFALTDMPEPAPDPTADATAKIARIDNSVRTILPSVKNVADALLCLMHKSGTGSGGPGDKGPPGDKGPVGDKGLPGDKGLPGDKGQPGDKGPPGDKGQPGDKGLPGDKGLPGDKGQPGDKGPPGDPFTQDLTHICAINWPHEDILKLPKPAGIATVQLELRILFDRQVELIHVNEQTLHVMIEQIEDVIGPNNEPVGIKKRCWCDLIGEISAHRAENRCEPKTKLTKASGANLMGDVARFVTNVPIAVIRDGVAIRVELQCDLVVDEKGLGVDGNHLPPWLPARKTGDQIEGGLFASWFTLQVS
- a CDS encoding phage tail protein translates to MNSLAPFLPRPVEPPNDARFTALGAPNRWNALLADKIDAGAANGILTLAAKPGGADLGAADGSLGGLIPPKTFTPAPDLRHVLLDSTAKQILIFEPCLCAFAAVPCLPSNRLALAAPIAVLIAGTRLYISNAGADPAVLVYAPAGLVLRAQWRLPKGVAANPWQPGLMAQSCGRLWVADAANSAVHLFALTGVYLGTIPAIGPLAAMAADRDGAVWFVRQGESVAHRIEPDGSIIETIARVEELAARFDPSPVRVLKDGSLLLADCDPPGRFAPNGTRLPAPSAELLTPSFESEGTFVSPAIDSHIESCLWHRIVPDITLPSGTRIDLSCLTADAPLSDATVLAMPANAWTRLPPPNSPGSDILISAQPGRYLWLRLVLHGPGNATPRIGRVEIEFPRVSLARMLPAAFRQDPVSADLTDRFVAIMDRPLRDIERKVDHNAALYDPEAAPAMPGADMLSFIAGWIGLRFESRWPIERRRRMLKAMARLLYLRGTAEGLRQAMIAYFGWREQAGYEKRIVPCGCHPRCGLPPAPVSAQPMMILEHWRLRRWLFLGAGRLGDAAVLWGSGILDKVELDRGARVGASRLDSVHDSLRDPFYVTAWKFSLFLPARYGREPAERGAILRFVDQFRPAHAAARIVYVAPRMRIGIQAAIGFDAVIARYPSATTRLGEMRLGRGTVTPVPRRDEPRRLGSDSFLGAPSISRRTTDEGRS